A genomic segment from Gilvibacter sp. SZ-19 encodes:
- a CDS encoding LptE family protein, with amino-acid sequence MRIAQWILLLAVSLSFNSCKYYSFTGADVGNAKTFQVNFFQNQAAIIEPGIDLKFTNDLQDLIVNQTSLELVTANADLTYEGEIVQYYIAPITATAQNTAAQNRLTISVQVRFYNKLDDTKDLQQRFSFYFDFDGDANLTGSRRDDVIDEIYTRLTQDIFNATLARW; translated from the coding sequence ATGCGCATAGCTCAATGGATCTTACTTTTGGCCGTTAGCCTTAGTTTTAACAGCTGTAAATACTACTCCTTTACCGGAGCAGATGTGGGGAACGCCAAGACCTTTCAGGTGAATTTCTTTCAGAACCAAGCTGCGATAATTGAGCCTGGGATCGATCTAAAATTTACCAATGACCTGCAAGATCTTATCGTGAATCAGACCAGTTTGGAATTGGTTACGGCCAATGCAGACCTGACTTACGAAGGAGAGATCGTGCAGTACTACATTGCACCTATAACGGCTACAGCGCAGAATACTGCCGCACAGAACCGATTGACCATCTCGGTACAAGTGCGTTTTTACAATAAATTGGACGACACCAAGGACTTGCAGCAACGCTTTAGTTTCTATTTCGACTTTGACGGAGATGCTAACCTTACCGGCTCCAGACGAGACGATGTGATAGACGAGATCTACACCCGATTGACACAAGATATCTTTAACGCTACTCTGGCCCGCTGGTAA
- a CDS encoding sigma-54-dependent Fis family transcriptional regulator translates to MESVQATKQRFGIIGNDPKLNRAIEKAIQVAPTDISVLVTGESGVGKESIPKIIHSLSHRKHGKYIAVNCGAIPEGTIDSELFGHEKGAFTGATATRSGYFEVADGGTIFLDEVGELPLPTQVRLLRVLENGEFLKVGSSKTQKTDVRIVAATNVDMAEAISKGKFREDLYYRLSTVEINLPPLRERSEDIHLLFRKFATDFAQKYKMPTIRLDEQATDLLLKYRWGGNIRQLRNIAEQISVLEQERTISYDTLKSYLPDVGSNLPAVINPKKSESDFASEREILYKVLFDMQRDVNDLKKLTLELLRNDDSETVQREHSGLINKIYADEEPDTEYSEVVPSPRRELVVPSDVEVISFNDNNGQSAEDKYHFAEEIEEEETLSLQEKELELIKKSLEKYNGKRKAAAEELGISERTLYRKIKQYNL, encoded by the coding sequence ATGGAATCAGTACAAGCCACAAAACAGCGATTCGGGATCATAGGAAATGACCCCAAGCTCAACCGCGCCATAGAAAAGGCCATTCAGGTGGCCCCTACCGATATCTCGGTCTTGGTGACGGGAGAAAGTGGTGTGGGTAAAGAAAGTATTCCGAAGATCATACATTCATTATCTCATAGAAAACACGGCAAGTATATTGCGGTAAACTGCGGAGCTATTCCAGAAGGAACCATAGATTCCGAACTTTTCGGACACGAGAAAGGCGCCTTTACCGGAGCGACAGCAACGCGTAGTGGATATTTTGAAGTGGCTGATGGAGGAACCATCTTTTTAGATGAAGTTGGTGAACTCCCCCTGCCTACTCAAGTGCGCTTATTGCGTGTACTAGAGAATGGTGAATTCTTAAAAGTAGGGTCCAGCAAGACCCAAAAGACCGATGTACGCATAGTTGCCGCCACCAATGTGGACATGGCAGAGGCTATATCCAAAGGAAAGTTTAGAGAAGATCTTTACTATCGATTAAGCACGGTGGAGATCAATCTGCCGCCGCTGCGCGAACGGTCAGAAGACATACATTTGCTCTTTAGAAAGTTTGCCACAGACTTTGCTCAGAAATACAAGATGCCAACCATTCGTTTGGACGAACAGGCCACGGATCTGTTGCTCAAATACCGCTGGGGAGGGAACATCCGTCAGTTGAGAAATATCGCCGAGCAGATCTCTGTATTAGAACAAGAGCGGACCATTTCTTACGATACGCTAAAAAGCTACTTGCCCGATGTGGGTAGCAATTTGCCGGCCGTGATCAATCCGAAGAAATCCGAAAGCGACTTCGCCTCGGAACGCGAGATCCTTTACAAAGTGCTCTTTGATATGCAACGCGATGTGAACGATCTTAAAAAGCTTACCTTGGAGCTGTTGCGCAACGATGATTCAGAAACCGTTCAGCGCGAACATTCTGGACTGATCAACAAGATCTACGCCGACGAAGAACCAGATACGGAGTACAGTGAGGTAGTGCCTTCTCCCCGCAGAGAGCTGGTTGTACCTTCTGATGTAGAAGTGATCAGTTTTAACGACAATAACGGCCAAAGCGCAGAAGATAAGTACCATTTTGCCGAAGAGATCGAAGAAGAAGAGACCCTTTCGCTTCAGGAAAAAGAATTGGAACTCATCAAGAAATCATTAGAAAAATACAACGGGAAACGCAAGGCAGCTGCAGAAGAATTGGGAATTTCAGAACGCACCTTGTACCGAAAAATAAAGCAATATAATTTATAG
- the miaB gene encoding tRNA (N6-isopentenyl adenosine(37)-C2)-methylthiotransferase MiaB — protein MEKIIDENKQGTTLITEANATNTRKLFIESYGCQMNFSDSEIVASILAKEGFNTTQNLEDADLVLVNTCSIRDKAEQTVRKRLEKYNAVKKINPGMKVGVLGCMAERLKSKFLEEEKIVDLVVGPDAYKDLPNLIAEVDDGREAVNVILSKEETYGDITPVRLGGNGVTAFVSITRGCDNMCTFCVVPFTRGRERSRDPKSILDEVNDLAAKGYKEITLLGQNVDSYLWYGGGLKKDFKKASPMQQATATDFAKLLRMVATAQPKMRIRFSTSNPQDMTEDVLHAMAAHRNICNYIHLPVQSGSTRILKEMNRQHTREEYMALIDKVREIIPDCGISQDMIAGFPTETEEDHQDTLSLMEYVKYDFGFMFIYSERPGTMAARKMEDDVPEAVKKRRLTEIIDLQQKHSAYRTKNFVGKTVEILIEKESRRSDAHWSGRSSQNTVAVFPKEHYKVGDFVMVKINDCTSTTLLGEAVGYSENQ, from the coding sequence ATGGAGAAGATAATAGACGAGAACAAACAGGGCACTACCCTGATAACAGAAGCAAATGCGACCAACACCCGCAAACTGTTCATTGAGAGCTATGGCTGTCAAATGAATTTTAGCGACAGTGAGATCGTGGCTTCTATTTTAGCAAAAGAAGGTTTCAACACCACCCAGAATCTTGAGGATGCTGATCTTGTATTGGTCAATACCTGCAGTATTCGCGACAAAGCAGAACAAACTGTTCGCAAGCGCTTGGAGAAATACAATGCGGTAAAAAAGATCAACCCAGGCATGAAAGTAGGCGTTTTGGGCTGTATGGCCGAACGTCTTAAAAGCAAGTTCTTAGAAGAAGAAAAGATAGTTGACCTTGTTGTAGGTCCGGATGCGTATAAAGACCTTCCGAACCTGATCGCAGAGGTAGACGATGGCCGAGAAGCTGTAAATGTGATTCTTTCGAAAGAGGAAACCTATGGTGATATCACTCCAGTTCGCTTGGGCGGAAACGGTGTAACGGCTTTTGTGAGCATTACCCGCGGCTGTGACAATATGTGTACTTTCTGCGTTGTGCCATTTACTCGCGGACGCGAGCGAAGCAGAGACCCAAAGAGTATTTTAGACGAGGTCAATGACTTGGCGGCCAAAGGCTACAAAGAAATTACGCTACTTGGACAAAATGTAGATAGTTATCTATGGTATGGCGGCGGCCTGAAAAAGGATTTTAAGAAAGCCAGTCCGATGCAGCAAGCTACTGCGACAGACTTTGCCAAATTGCTGCGGATGGTAGCCACTGCACAACCCAAAATGCGCATTCGCTTTTCGACTTCGAATCCGCAGGACATGACAGAAGACGTGCTCCACGCTATGGCTGCGCATCGGAATATCTGTAATTATATTCACCTGCCGGTACAAAGCGGAAGCACAAGAATTCTTAAAGAAATGAATCGTCAGCATACTCGTGAGGAGTATATGGCCCTAATAGATAAGGTGCGCGAGATCATTCCGGATTGCGGTATCTCTCAAGATATGATCGCAGGTTTCCCAACAGAGACCGAAGAAGATCACCAAGACACCTTAAGCCTTATGGAATATGTGAAATACGACTTTGGTTTCATGTTCATCTATTCCGAGCGACCAGGAACCATGGCTGCACGAAAAATGGAAGATGATGTACCAGAAGCTGTAAAGAAAAGACGTCTTACAGAGATCATCGACTTACAACAAAAACACTCAGCTTACCGTACCAAGAATTTTGTGGGTAAGACCGTAGAGATCCTCATAGAAAAGGAATCCCGCCGAAGCGATGCACATTGGAGTGGACGCAGTTCGCAAAACACCGTAGCTGTGTTCCCAAAAGAACACTATAAAGTTGGAGATTTTGTGATGGTGAAGATAAACGACTGCACTAGCACTACGCTTTTGGGCGAGGCTGTGGGTTATAGCGAGAACCAGTAA
- a CDS encoding LVIVD repeat-containing protein encodes MKKLLLILVLAGFWSCSDDTYTQEVLIATAQTTTKAEFRASVGPGPVQQISESGKIYAYGQYVLVNDKYKGIHIIDNSDPANPAKIGFINIPGNVDMAVKNDILYADSWLDLYVFDFTDPANPSLINRLEDVLPERQPDFEGLIWEVDYGEYDPASEVVVGWTYTTELREFDRGDEATIDVLSSDAGGQTGTGGSLARFNITGEYLYVVDSFRIFSFQISDLDNPQLRGEVLVGANVETIFSDGDYLYIGSPVGMFIYGLSNPGDPNFLSSVTHITGCDPVVVQGDYAFVTVRGGNWCGQPDSLLDVVDITDRSNPFIVKSEVMNEPYGLGVKGNRLYVSDGSFGFAVYDITNPVEANRIITYNDLEIYDVIPMEQWMIMIGNNTLYNYEYTDEGIGLIASFSLN; translated from the coding sequence ATGAAAAAGTTATTATTGATTCTTGTACTAGCGGGCTTCTGGAGTTGCTCCGACGACACCTATACGCAAGAGGTGCTTATCGCTACAGCTCAAACCACTACCAAGGCGGAGTTCAGAGCTAGTGTGGGCCCTGGGCCAGTGCAACAGATCTCAGAATCTGGAAAGATCTATGCCTATGGGCAATACGTTCTTGTTAACGATAAGTATAAAGGTATTCACATTATAGACAACAGCGACCCTGCGAATCCGGCGAAGATTGGTTTTATCAATATCCCGGGAAATGTAGATATGGCTGTTAAGAACGACATTCTCTACGCCGATAGCTGGTTGGATCTTTATGTTTTTGATTTCACCGATCCGGCAAACCCAAGTTTGATCAATCGATTGGAAGATGTGTTGCCAGAGCGCCAACCCGATTTTGAAGGGCTCATTTGGGAGGTCGATTACGGAGAGTACGACCCAGCTAGCGAGGTAGTAGTAGGGTGGACCTACACCACAGAACTGCGCGAGTTTGACCGCGGAGACGAAGCTACCATAGATGTGCTCTCGTCTGATGCAGGTGGACAAACCGGAACTGGTGGTTCTTTGGCTCGATTCAACATCACAGGAGAATATTTATATGTGGTGGATTCCTTTAGAATCTTCTCATTTCAGATCAGTGATCTAGACAATCCTCAGCTGCGAGGTGAGGTTTTAGTAGGTGCTAATGTGGAAACTATTTTTAGCGATGGCGATTACCTATATATAGGTAGCCCTGTTGGTATGTTCATTTACGGCCTCAGTAATCCTGGCGATCCAAACTTTTTGTCGTCGGTAACTCATATCACCGGTTGTGACCCTGTTGTGGTTCAAGGCGACTATGCTTTCGTTACCGTTAGAGGCGGAAATTGGTGTGGCCAACCCGATAGTTTGCTAGATGTTGTAGATATTACCGATCGATCGAATCCGTTCATTGTCAAATCCGAAGTAATGAACGAACCATATGGTCTTGGGGTTAAAGGCAACAGGCTTTATGTAAGCGACGGAAGTTTTGGCTTCGCTGTTTACGATATAACCAATCCCGTAGAGGCTAACCGGATCATCACTTACAACGATCTTGAAATTTACGATGTCATCCCTATGGAACAATGGATGATCATGATAGGTAACAATACCTTATACAATTACGAATACACCGATGAAGGAATCGGTCTTATAGCAAGTTTTAGTTTAAATTAA